A segment of the Verrucomicrobiota bacterium genome:
TGGCCAGAATCTCTTCTACGGTCTCGGCGCAGTTTTGCGGAAACAGCCCCAAGGCATCCCCCACCTCATACTCCAGCCCAGAGCCGGCTAGGGAAAGTTCTACGTGACGGGTCTCTTTGAAAGCTCCTGCCTTGTTGAGGTCGAAGTTCCGCAACACGTTCGAGGAGAAGGGATTTTTCTTATCCCAAACCCTGGGCTCTTCCACCACCGACGGGTCGGCCACCACGGCCGCCCCCCGGGGGGCCAGTTCCTGCAAAACCGTGAAGACGCCGCTCGACCAGCTGTCATAGTCATCGTCGAAATCGACATCCGCCTGGACCACATTGTAAAATCGTTCCCCGCCGAGCTCCTCAAAGCGCTTGTCGTAATCGGTGCCCGTCTTGCAGAAATCCGGGTAGCTGGTGTCGCCCAAGGCCATGACCGAAAACTTGGTGTTGGCCAGCTTCGGAGCCTCCTCGGAATGCAACCAATCATAGAACTCGATGGAATTGTCAGGCGGCTCGCCATCGCCATAGGTGCTTGTGATCACCACCAAGTGCCGCTCTTTCTCCAGGTTTTCCCGCGGATACTGCCCGATGTCGAAGACCGTCGGAGCGATCCCATGCCGGGGGGCCACCTTGGCGAATTTGGAAGCCAGCCCCTCCGCGTTGCCCGTCTGGGATCCCCAAAGGACCGTCACCGGGAGCGGTGCGTCAGCGGTCGAGCCAGCGGCCGTGGGTGCCTTCGCCCCCTCGAGCGCGCCATTCACTTGGGCGATCACACCGGAAAGATAGCGGGTGAGCCAATCGCGTTGCTCTCGATTGAAAGGCGCATCCTCCGGGATGGCAGGCAGGGTCAATTTTGAAATTTCAGACATCGATTTTTCAAAAAAAAGGTCGTGTAGACCAATACCCGGGACGTCCCGAGCTGGATGCGTAAAAGAAGCGGGAAGAAGGCCAATGCAAGGGGAAAAGACAGACCCGGAAATCCCCGCTCCTCGCCTTGGCAAGAGGGCCGAGCGCCCTTAACAAATGGCCCCGCCCCATGCGAACCCTTCTCCTCCTACCCCTCCTCCTCTGGCCTGGCCAAGCCGTGGCCCAAGAGTATGCCCCCTCCCGAGAAAAGCCGCCCGAACCCTTGCGGGAATTTCGCGCGGCCTGGATTGCCACCGTCCACAATATTGACTGGCCCTCCCGGCGCGGGCTGAGCGCCGCCGCCCAAAAGGCAGAGTTACTTCGGCTATTTGATCGCGCCCAAGCCCTCCGCTTGAATGCCCTCATCCTGCAAGTCCGGCCCAATGGGGATGCCCTCTACCGGTCCTCCCTCGAGCCCTGGTCCCACTGGCTGACTGGACAGATGGGCCGCTCGCCCGGCTACGACCCCCTCGCCTTCGCGGTCGAAGAAGCGCACAAGCGCGGGCTCGAACTCCACGCCTGGTTCAACCCCTTCCGCGCCATCGCCTCCCCCAGCCAATCCGTCTCCTCCCAGCACATCAGCCAAACCCACCCCCAGCACCTCCGGCGCTACGGAAAACACCTTTGGCTCGACCCGGGCGAACCCTTCGTCCGCGAACGGGCGCTGCGGGTCATCGAAGACGTCACGCGGCGCTATGACATCGATGGCATTCACATCGATGACTACTTCTACCCTTATCCCAGCGGGGCTCCCGTAGGAGCCTTCCCCGACGACGCCACCTACCGCCAATATGGGCGGGGCGACCGCAACGACTGGCGCCGAGACAACGTGAACCTCTTCGTCCAGCAAATGTATGGCCGCGTGAAACGGGCCAAACCCTGGGTCAAAGTCGGCATCAGCCCCTTCGGCATCTGGCGACCTGGCGTCCCCCGCAGCATCGAAGCCTCCCTCGACGCCTACGACCACCTCTACGCCGACTCCCGAAAATGGCTCCAAAACGGCTGGCTCGACTACCTCAGCCCCCAGCTCTACTGGCGCATCCGCCCCGCCAAACAAAGCTTCCCCGTCCTCTTAGAATGGTGGGAAGACCAAAATCGCAAAAACCGCCACCTCTGGCCCGGCATCGCCACCTCCCGCATCCAGAGCAGCGAAGACCCCGGCCGCCCGGCCAGCGAAATCACCAACCAGATCGACTACAGCCGCAAGCTCGTCAAAAAGCCCTCCACCGGCCACATCCACTGGAGCTTCACCCCGCTCCAAAGCAACAAGGGCGGCATCAATGATCGCCTTGCCAGCACCTACCGCCAGCCCGCCCTCGTGCCCGAAAGCCGCTGGCTCCCGGGAGGCAACGCTCCCCAACCCGCCCTCGAAGCCAAGATACAAAATGGCGGTTGGCTGCGCGTTCGCTGGGGTGCGCAAGACGGCAACGTCCGCTGGTGGCTCGTCCAAGCCCGCTACGGCAAAGCCTGGCACCACATCAGCCTCGTCCCTGGCAAGCAAAGGGAATGGGGCTTCACACCGCAAAGCGGCCGCCCCCTCCCCAACGTCATCAGCGTGCGAGCGATCGCTCCCAACGGAGAACTCGGCAAGGCCAGCGTCGTGGCCTACGGGCGTTGACCGAAAAACGGTCTAACCGTAAAGATGGCTCGTGAAAACCACCTTGAATTTGCGCGACGATCTCCTCCGCCGGGCCAAAGCGAGAGCTGCCCTGCAAGGCGAGCCCTTGGCCCGCTACATTGAGCGAGGACTCGAAGAACGCCTGGAGCGCGAAGAGGCCCTGCCCTCAAGCGTCGGAAAATGGCTGGAGAGCCTGCCCAAGGTCTCTTCTTCAGCTGCCAGCGATTTGGAAAAGGCCCTCTCTGAGGACCACTTCCGCGAGATCGACGACTCCATGTGGTCATGATCCTGGACACGAATGCTCTCTCCGCGCTCGTCTCCGGAGACCGTGAAATCCGGAAACTCCTCTCCCGCGCCCCTCGACTCGCCGTCACGCTCATCACTCTGGGAGAGTTCACCTACGGCATGGCTGGTTCCCGAAAACGCGACGAACTGGAAACTTGGCTGGAAGCCTTTCTCAAAGGAGCCGACGTCCTAATACCAAGCCACAGAAATAGCTGGTAGAAGGGCCGCGTGAATTTCGGGCCAGACCAAGGCACGACGACGGCGCAGTGCAAGCACTGCAACGGAGGAGAA
Coding sequences within it:
- a CDS encoding family 10 glycosylhydrolase, producing the protein MRTLLLLPLLLWPGQAVAQEYAPSREKPPEPLREFRAAWIATVHNIDWPSRRGLSAAAQKAELLRLFDRAQALRLNALILQVRPNGDALYRSSLEPWSHWLTGQMGRSPGYDPLAFAVEEAHKRGLELHAWFNPFRAIASPSQSVSSQHISQTHPQHLRRYGKHLWLDPGEPFVRERALRVIEDVTRRYDIDGIHIDDYFYPYPSGAPVGAFPDDATYRQYGRGDRNDWRRDNVNLFVQQMYGRVKRAKPWVKVGISPFGIWRPGVPRSIEASLDAYDHLYADSRKWLQNGWLDYLSPQLYWRIRPAKQSFPVLLEWWEDQNRKNRHLWPGIATSRIQSSEDPGRPASEITNQIDYSRKLVKKPSTGHIHWSFTPLQSNKGGINDRLASTYRQPALVPESRWLPGGNAPQPALEAKIQNGGWLRVRWGAQDGNVRWWLVQARYGKAWHHISLVPGKQREWGFTPQSGRPLPNVISVRAIAPNGELGKASVVAYGR
- a CDS encoding PIN domain-containing protein, producing MILDTNALSALVSGDREIRKLLSRAPRLAVTLITLGEFTYGMAGSRKRDELETWLEAFLKGADVLIPSHRNSW